Proteins encoded together in one Neobacillus sp. FSL H8-0543 window:
- a CDS encoding methionine ABC transporter ATP-binding protein, which produces MISIKDVRKVFPTKQGSLLAVDNVNLEIQEGEIFGVIGYSGAGKSTLIRMLNGLELPTQGSVTVAKRVISKITGRELRKARQEISMIFQHFNLLWSRTVSENIAFPLEIAGVKGLNRQKRVNELIKLVGLEGRENAYPSQLSGGQKQRVGIARALANNPKVLLCDEATSALDPQTTDSILDLLVDINKRLGLTIVLITHEMHVIRKICHRVAVMENGRIVELGQVLDVFKKPEQPITKRFVQQVTEPEETKETAEHLLERYQSGKVVQLSFIGDSVEQPLITNLIRQNNVTVNILQGKISQTQSGSYGTLFIHLDGDEKEVNKAVDYIRSQQVGVEVISNG; this is translated from the coding sequence ATGATTTCTATTAAAGACGTACGAAAGGTTTTCCCTACTAAGCAAGGTTCATTACTAGCAGTAGATAATGTGAACTTGGAAATTCAAGAGGGAGAAATTTTTGGAGTGATTGGCTATAGCGGTGCTGGAAAAAGTACGTTAATCCGAATGTTGAATGGACTCGAGCTCCCGACCCAAGGGTCTGTAACAGTGGCTAAACGGGTGATTTCGAAAATAACTGGCAGGGAGCTTCGAAAAGCACGGCAGGAAATCAGTATGATTTTTCAGCATTTTAATTTACTGTGGTCACGGACAGTGAGTGAAAATATAGCCTTCCCTTTGGAAATTGCTGGTGTGAAAGGTCTGAATAGACAAAAGCGGGTAAATGAATTGATAAAACTGGTTGGTTTAGAAGGAAGAGAAAATGCTTATCCTTCTCAGCTTAGTGGAGGACAAAAGCAGCGTGTTGGAATTGCCCGTGCACTTGCCAATAATCCCAAAGTGTTACTTTGTGATGAAGCAACCTCAGCACTAGATCCGCAGACAACAGATTCGATTCTAGACTTGTTAGTTGATATCAATAAACGCCTTGGCTTAACAATTGTATTAATTACACATGAAATGCATGTCATCCGGAAAATCTGTCATCGGGTAGCTGTTATGGAGAATGGCAGAATCGTTGAACTTGGTCAGGTGTTAGATGTATTTAAGAAACCCGAGCAGCCAATTACAAAACGATTTGTTCAGCAGGTGACAGAGCCTGAAGAAACAAAAGAAACGGCGGAGCATTTGTTAGAACGCTATCAATCTGGCAAGGTTGTCCAATTATCTTTTATTGGCGATTCAGTCGAGCAGCCGTTAATCACCAATTTAATCCGTCAAAATAATGTTACGGTCAACATTTTGCAGGGGAAAATTTCGCAAACGCAAAGCGGTTCATACGGTACCCTCTTTATTCATCTTGATGGTGACGAAAAGGAAGTCAACAAAGCCGTTGACTACATTCGCTCCCAGCAGGTAGGAGTGGAGGTGATTAGTAATGGCTAG